The Labrus bergylta chromosome 15, fLabBer1.1, whole genome shotgun sequence genome includes a region encoding these proteins:
- the tdh gene encoding L-threonine dehydrogenase, which yields MPVIRTLSKVAQQALFSTPGCGCQPLTVAVRNISFSPRQVTSDASFHSVSFSETDHPKVLITGGLGQLGVGLAKMLRKRFGKNNVILSDIRKPPSNVFHSGPFIYSDILDYKNLREIVVNNRITWLVHYSALLSAVGEANVSLARSVNITGLHNILDIAAEHGLRLFVPSTIGAFGPTSPRNPTPDLCVQRPRTIYGVSKVHAELMGEYYHHRYGLDFRCLRYPGIISADSMPGGGTTDYAVQIFHDAIKSGKFECNLRPDTRLPMMYIDDCVRATLEVMEAPADTLSMRTYNINAMSFTPEELAQELQKQMPELEVTYDVDHVRQAIADTWPMDFDDSNARNDWGWKHDYDLPELVQTMLNYFGVESLMARAN from the exons ATGCCTGTCATCAGAACCCTCAGCAAGGTGGCCCAGCAGGCCCTGTTCAGCACCCCGGGGTGTGGCTGCCAGCCCCTTACGGTGGCTGTGCGCAACATCAGCTTCTCCCCTCGTCAGGTGACGTCTGACGCCAGCTTCCACTCTGTGTCCTTCTCTGAAACAGACCACCCCAAGGTCCTCATCACAG GTGGACTTGGTCAACTCGGAGTTGGACTTGCCAAAATGTTGAG GAAGAGGTTTGGAAAGAACAACGTCATCCTGTCTGACATCAGAAAACCTCCAAGCAATGTTTTCCACAGTG GCCCATTCATCTACTCGGACATCCTGGACTACAAGAACCTGCGGGAAATTGTTGTGAACAACCGCATCACTTGGCTGGTTCACTACAGCGCCCTCCTCAGTGCTGTTGGAGAGGCGAACGTTTCCCTCGCTCGCTCTGTTAACATCACCG GGCTTCACAACATCTTGGACATCGCAGCTGAGCACGGCCTGCGCCTCTTTGTCCCGAGCACCATTGGCGCCTTCGGGCCAACTTCTCCTCGTAACCCTACACCAGATCTGTGCGTGCAGAGACCTCGCACCATCTATGGTGTCTCCAAAGTCCACGCTGAGCTCATGGGAGAG TACTACCACCACCGTTACGGCCTGGACTTCCGCTGCCTGCGCTACCCAGGAATCATCTCTGCAGACTCAATGCCCGGAGGTGGAACGACAG ACTATGCAGTCCAGATTTTCCACGATGCCATTAAGAGCGGCAAGTTTGAATGCAACCTGAGACCAGACACACGGCTGCCGATGATGTACATCGACGACTGTGTGCGCGCAACgctggaggtgatggaggcgCCGGCGGACACACTGAGCATGAGGACCTACAACATCAATGCCATGAGCTTCACCCCAGAGGAGCTGGCCCAGGAGCTACAGAAACAGATGCCTGAGCTGGAGGTTACTTATGACGTCGACCACGTACGACAGGCTATCG CTGACACTTGGCCAATGGACTTCGATGACTCTAACGCACGGAACGACTGGGGCTGGAAACACGACTACGACCTGCCAGAGCTCGTCCAGACAATGCTCAATTATTTTGGTGTAGAATCGCTCATGGCGCGTGCTAACTGA